In Carassius auratus strain Wakin unplaced genomic scaffold, ASM336829v1 scaf_tig00000876, whole genome shotgun sequence, the following proteins share a genomic window:
- the LOC113069099 gene encoding nuclear ubiquitous casein and cyclin-dependent kinase substrate 1-like isoform X2: MARPSRNKRVVDYAQFQESDDADEEYAKESDRPEKTSVKRSDDSRIKDHKKDLSDDDNDYGEDEEEEDDGGDSDFDAKEASRGRRTTAKRKRAADDSDDDGKVVRKKGRQVRQAATKAASKQREILLGDGGSEDEEGEEEEEEDDSDVYTGEDSGSDEDFMVEDDDDDSDYGRPKRKNSKVSRRSKDKKSPKPKLRASVTRGPKKRRGKRQTKVKRVVKKASPKAEDEEIESNKEEEEEEDKAQKEDRKESPAPKKTQDDESGAEGEENNDNGEKEEEKENENENENENEKEEKDDVSEEEAPSGED, encoded by the exons ATGGCGAGACCTTCAAG GAATAAAAGGGTTGTTGACTATGCACAATTCCAGGAGTCTGATGATGCAG ATGAGGAATATGCAAAAGAATCGGATCGGCCTGAGAAAACCTCTGTAAAACGCAG TGATGATTCTCGAATCAAGGACCACAAAA AGGATTTAAGTGATGATGACAATGACTATGGggaagatgaggaagaggaggatgatggTGGTGACAGTGATTTTGATGCTAAAGAGGCCAGCAGGGGGAGACGGACAACAGCTAAACGGAAAAGGGCTGCAG ATGACAGTGATGATGATGGGAAGGTTGTGAGGAAGAAGGGCCGGCAGGTGCGGCAGGCTGCCACTAAAGCTGCATCCAAACAGAGGGAGATTCTTCTTGGGGATGGAGGAAGTGAGGATGaggagggagaggaagaggaggaggaagatgacagTGACGTTTACACTGGGG AGGATTCAGGCAGTGATGAAGACTTCATGGTTGAGGATGACGATGATGACAGCGATTATGGGCGACCCAAACGGAAGAACTCAAAAGTGAGCCGGAGAAGCAAAGACAAGAAATCCCCTAAACCCAAGTTAAGGGCTTCAG TGACCCGAGGGCCCAAGAAGAGGAGAGGGAAACGTCAGACGAAGGTGAAGAGGGTTGTGAAGAAGGCCTCGCCTAAAGCTGAAGATGAAGAGATCGAGAGCaacaaggaggaggaggaggaagaggacaaAGCACAAAAGGAAGACAGAAAGGAGTCGCCCGCCCCCAAGAAGACACAGGATGATGAAAGCGGCGCAGAAGGAGAGGAAAACAATGACAACGGAgaaaaggaggaggagaaggagaatGAGAACGAGAACGAGAATGAGAACGAGAAGGAGGAAAAGGACGATGTTTCTGAGGAGGAAGCTCCATCAGGCGAAGACTGA
- the mfsd4ab gene encoding major facilitator superfamily domain-containing protein 4B, with amino-acid sequence MLIEERILTLFRRNCQHTLTYWSVFFSFGLSIAFLGPTIQDLKCQTGSTLQEITWVFFSQQFCLLIGSSIGGAFTKTLFWALIALFLSSLIISVVFAIIPLCYNVLLLAVAMAASGLAMGIIDTIANIQLVSIYKKDSAIFLQALHFFIGLGALVSPLIADPFISEHCPGSNSTENATEIIHHFRSCFRSPVILTESSPHSEPLEEKANVAYAFWIMALINLPVPIAVFVLMYQEKLLPFCPNSTPRLLDKDELAMETKAPEGTEISEPDDAGFHHGGHGNIFSCCMNGSLRGLPVTFFGIHILGGLVLFMTEGIMGVYAGFVYTYAVSAPMSLHAKMAAYLNCIFWAAVTAGRLVSIPLSYRFRSVHLLVVNLAGVIVTLLLLLILYTNRVFLFVGTTLLGLFISSVFPCLVAYTEDILEYRGCATTVLVTTAGMGEMTLQVLVGSLIQKKGTYSFLVCGLAIGCLGFVFFLSVILCNHIHRNLTGASKKAAMVEAPPAPAPPASEKVAPEQKVAVIQTESFKCDSG; translated from the exons ATGTTAATTGAGGAGCGTATATTAACACTTTTCAGAAGGAACTGTCAACATACACTGACATACTGGAGTGTGTTCTTCAGCTTTGGACTGAGCatagcctttctggggccaacgATCCAAGATCTGAAATGCCAGACTGGATCCACGTTACAGGAGATCACCTGGGTGTTCTTCTCCCAGCAGTTCTGCCTGCTCATCGGGAGCTCGATTGGAGGAGCTTTCACAAAAAC GTTGTTCTGGGCCCTCATcgctctcttcctctcctccctCATCATCTCTGTGGTTTTTGCCATCATCCCACTTTGCTATAATGTGCTGTTGCTGGCGGTTGCTATGGCAGCGTCAGGCCTGGCCATGGGCATCATCGACACTATTGCAAACATCCAACTGGTGTCCATTTATAAGAAAGACTCTGCTATCTTTCTACAG GCACTGCACTTCTTCATTGGGCTCGGTGCTCTGGTGAGCCCCCTGATTGCAGACCCTTTCATATCAGAGCACTGCCCGGGCAGTAATAGCACAGAAAATGCCACAGAGATAATTCACCACTTCAGATCCTGCTTCAGGTCACCTGTAATCCTCACTGAGAGTTCCCCACACTCAGAGCCGCTGGAGGAGAAGGCCAACGTGGCGTATGCCTTCTGGATCATGGCTCTCATAAAT TTGCCCGTGCCGATTGCAGTTTTTGTGCTGATGTACCAAGAGAAGCTGCTCCCCTTCTGCCCAAATAGCACACCCCGACTGCTGGACAAAGATGAGCTGGCCATGGAGACTAAAGCACCAGAAGGCACAGAAATATCTGAACCAGACGATGCAG GTTTTCATCATGGAGGACATGGAAACATCTTCAGCTGCTGTATGAATGGTAGCCTGCGTGGGTTACCGGTCACATTTTTTGGTATCCACATCTTAGGCGGTTTGGTCTTATTCATGACGGAAGGTATTATG GGGGTCTACGCCGGATTTGTTTATACGTATGCCGTTTCGGCTCCCATGTCTCTGCACGCTAAAATGGCAGCGTACCTGAACTGTATCTTCTGGGCTGCTGTCACAGCTGGACGACTGGTGTCCATCCCGCTGTCATACCGATTCAGATCTGTGCATCTGCTGGTCGTGAACCTG GCTGGTGTGATTGTAACATTGCTGCTGTTACTGATCCTCTACACAAACAGAGTGTTTCTGTTTGTTGGGACGACCTTGCTTGGGCTTTTCATCAGCAGTGTTTTTCCCTGCCTAGTGGCCTACACTGAGGACATCCTAGAGTACCGTg gatgtGCAACAACAGTCTTAGTGACAACCGCTGGAATGGGTGAGATGACGTTGCAGGTGTTGGTTGGATCA CTAATTCAGAAAAAAGGCACTTACAGTTTTTTGGTGTGTGGTTTGGCCATCGGATGCCTCGGTTTCGTCTTTTTTCTCAGCGTGATCCTGTGCAACCACATCCACAGAAATCTTACAG GAGCATCTAAAAAAGCAGCCATGGTGGAAGCGCCACCAGCACCTGCTCCACCTGCTTCAGAGAAAGTAGCTCCAGAACAGAAAGTTGCTGTAATACAAACTGAATCTTTTAAATGTGACTCTGGATGA
- the LOC113069099 gene encoding nuclear ubiquitous casein and cyclin-dependent kinase substrate 1-like isoform X1, whose amino-acid sequence MARPSRNKRVVDYAQFQESDDADEEYAKESDRPEKTSVKRSSDDSRIKDHKKDLSDDDNDYGEDEEEEDDGGDSDFDAKEASRGRRTTAKRKRAADDSDDDGKVVRKKGRQVRQAATKAASKQREILLGDGGSEDEEGEEEEEEDDSDVYTGEDSGSDEDFMVEDDDDDSDYGRPKRKNSKVSRRSKDKKSPKPKLRASVTRGPKKRRGKRQTKVKRVVKKASPKAEDEEIESNKEEEEEEDKAQKEDRKESPAPKKTQDDESGAEGEENNDNGEKEEEKENENENENENEKEEKDDVSEEEAPSGED is encoded by the exons ATGGCGAGACCTTCAAG GAATAAAAGGGTTGTTGACTATGCACAATTCCAGGAGTCTGATGATGCAG ATGAGGAATATGCAAAAGAATCGGATCGGCCTGAGAAAACCTCTGTAAAACGCAG TAGTGATGATTCTCGAATCAAGGACCACAAAA AGGATTTAAGTGATGATGACAATGACTATGGggaagatgaggaagaggaggatgatggTGGTGACAGTGATTTTGATGCTAAAGAGGCCAGCAGGGGGAGACGGACAACAGCTAAACGGAAAAGGGCTGCAG ATGACAGTGATGATGATGGGAAGGTTGTGAGGAAGAAGGGCCGGCAGGTGCGGCAGGCTGCCACTAAAGCTGCATCCAAACAGAGGGAGATTCTTCTTGGGGATGGAGGAAGTGAGGATGaggagggagaggaagaggaggaggaagatgacagTGACGTTTACACTGGGG AGGATTCAGGCAGTGATGAAGACTTCATGGTTGAGGATGACGATGATGACAGCGATTATGGGCGACCCAAACGGAAGAACTCAAAAGTGAGCCGGAGAAGCAAAGACAAGAAATCCCCTAAACCCAAGTTAAGGGCTTCAG TGACCCGAGGGCCCAAGAAGAGGAGAGGGAAACGTCAGACGAAGGTGAAGAGGGTTGTGAAGAAGGCCTCGCCTAAAGCTGAAGATGAAGAGATCGAGAGCaacaaggaggaggaggaggaagaggacaaAGCACAAAAGGAAGACAGAAAGGAGTCGCCCGCCCCCAAGAAGACACAGGATGATGAAAGCGGCGCAGAAGGAGAGGAAAACAATGACAACGGAgaaaaggaggaggagaaggagaatGAGAACGAGAACGAGAATGAGAACGAGAAGGAGGAAAAGGACGATGTTTCTGAGGAGGAAGCTCCATCAGGCGAAGACTGA